A window from Primulina eburnea isolate SZY01 chromosome 2, ASM2296580v1, whole genome shotgun sequence encodes these proteins:
- the LOC140817584 gene encoding UDP-glycosyltransferase 86A1-like has product MAQTPELIRPHAIVIPLPYQGHINPLVDLAINLASRGFTITFVNTEFVHHLLSKSQKNYSNDSTGTDADTDIFSEARKSGLDIRYMTMSDGFPLDFDRETNVFEFWEYLLEGFVARVDEFMENIVKSCDSPALYKPFLITDTFNSWHPKIAKKYNLVNVLFWTQSAVVFALEYHLDHLRKNGHYPPPKENSDDTITYVPGVDPISTKDLMSFLHETDITVVHKLVFRALEQIENADFILLNTVQELEPKTVPALNQILPTYAIGPVNFSSTDIKISKSLIQQTECTEWLQSKPPASVLYVSFGSLAQTTKQVIEEIAQGLLLADINFIWVVRKNIVIDSDATNVLPSGLERKLKEKGLIVPWCDQDSVLSNPGIGGFLTHCGWNSVLESMCHGVPMICYPFLYDQPTNRKLVVDDWKIGINLCEGESVTRDEVTRKIKRLMCGEFREESKKLRTILRNSLDASGSSEKNLVRFLEDLRPKIHACN; this is encoded by the exons ATGGCTCAAACACCTGAACTAATCAGGCCTCATGCAATCGTGATTCCACTTCCTTACCAGGGCCATATCAATCCACTCGTTGATCTAGCTATAAATCTTGCTTCCAGAGGCTTCACAATCACATTTGTTAACACAGAATTCGTTCACCACTTGTTATCAAaatcccagaaaaattattccaACGATAGCACAGGCACAGATGCTGATACTGATATCTTCTCCGAGGCACGTAAATCGGGCCTGGACATCCGATACATGACGATGAGCGATGGTTTCCCTCTTGATTTTGATAGAGAGACAAATGTGTTTGAGTTTTGGGAATACTTGCTCGAAGGTTTCGTAGCTCGAGTCGATGAGTTTATGGAAAATATAGTAAAATCGTGCGATTCGCCGGCGTTGTACAAACCGTTCTTGATTACGGACACTTTTAATTCGTGGCATCCCAAGATTGCGAAGAAGTATAATTTGGTTAATGTTTTGTTCTGGACACAGTCGGCTGTAGTATTTGCACTGGAGTATCATCTGGATCATCTGAGAAAAAATGGACACTATCCGCCGCCAAAGG AGAATAGTGATGACACCATAACCTACGTCCCGGGAGTAGACCCGATCAGCACAAAGGACTTGATGTCATTTCTCCACGAGACGGACATAACAGTGGTGCACAAGCTCGTGTTCCGAGCATTGGAGCAGATTGAAAATGCAGATTTCATTCTGTTAAACACAGTTCAAGAACTAGAACCCAAAACTGTGCCAGCCCTCAACCAAATCCTGCCCACTTATGCAATCGGCCCTGTAAATTTCTCCTCGACAGACATCAAGATCTCCAAATCCCTGATACAGCAGACAGAATGCACTGAATGGCTCCAATCTAAGCCTCCTGCCTCCGTTCTATACGTCTCATTCGGCAGCTTAGCTCAAACAACAAAGCAGGTAATCGAAGAAATAGCACAAGGGCTTCTGCTTGCAGACATAAACTTCATTTGGGTGGTTCGAAAAAATATCGTCATAGATTCTGATGCTACGAACGTGCTCCCTAGTGGGTTGGAGCGAAAACTGAAGGAGAAGGGATTGATCGTGCCATGGTGTGATCAAGATTCCGTGCTATCCAACCCCGGTATTGGAGGATTTTTAACACATTGCGGGTGGAACTCTGTGCTGGAGAGTATGTGCCATGGTGTCCCGATGATATGTTATCCGTTTCTCTATGATCAGCCTACGAATCGGAAATTGGTggttgatgattggaagattgGGATCAATCTTTGCGAAGGTGAATCTGTCACGAGAGATGAAGTTACGAGGAAGATAAAAAGGTTGATGTGTGGGGAATTCAGAGAGGAGAGCAAGAAATTGAGGACTATACTGCGGAATTCTTTGGATGCTAGCGGGTCTTCGGAGAAGAATCTTGTGCGGTTTTTGGAGGATTTGAGGCCTAAAATACATGCATGTAACTAG
- the LOC140817597 gene encoding cell division control protein 48 homolog D-like: MSNQAESSDSKGTKRDFSTAILEKKKAANRLVVDEAVNDDNSVVSLHPETMEKLQLFRGDTILIKGKKRKDTICIALADDTCDEPKIRMNKVVRSNLKVRLGDVVSVHQCADVKYGKRVHILPVDDTIEGVTGNLFDAYLKPYFLEAYRPVRKGDLFLVRGGMRSVEFKVIETDPPEYCVVAPDTEIFCEGEPIRREDEDRLDDVGYDDVGGVRKQMAQIRELVELPLRHPQLFKSIGVKPPKGILLYGPPGSGKTLIARAVANETGAFFFCINGPEIMSKLAGESESNLRKAFEEAEKNAPSIIFIDEIDSIAPKREKTHGEVERRIVSQLLTLMDGLKSRAHVIVMGATNRPNSIDPALRRFGRFDREIDIGVPDEVGRLEVLRIHTKNMKLADDANLERIGKDTHGYVGADLAALCTEAALQCIREKMDVIDLEDDSIDAEILNSMAVTNEHFQTALGTSNPSALRETVVEVPNVSWEDIGGLENVKRELQETVQYPVEHPEKFEKFGMSPSKGVLFYGPPGCGKTLLAKAIANECQANFISVKGPELLTMWFGESEANVREIFDKARQSAPCVLFFDELDSIATQRGSSVGDAGGAADRVLNQLLTEMDGMNAKKTVFIIGATNRPDIIDPALLRPGRLDQLIYIPLPDAESRYQIFKSNLRKSPVSKDVDLRALAQYTQGFSGADITEICQRACKYAIRENIEKDIERERRRGENPEAMEEDGEDEVSEIKAAHFEESMKFARRSVSDADIRKYQAFAQTLQQSRGFGTEFRFAENSAAAAATDPFAVPKSAAADEDDLYS; this comes from the exons ATGAGCAATCAGGCTGAATCTTCCGATTC TAAGGGTACAAAGAGAGATTTTAGTACTGCGATCTTGGAGAAGAAAAAGGCTGCCAATCGATTGGTAGTGGATGAAGCTGTCAACGACGACAATTCGGTGGTGTCTCTTCACCCTGAAACAATGGAAAAACTTCAGCTTTTCCGCGGTGACACAATCTTGATTAAG GGGAAGAAAAGAAAGGATACGATCTGCATTGCCCTTGCCGACGACACGTGTGATGAACCAAAGATCCGGATGAACAAAGTTGTCAGAAGCAACCTCAAGGTTAGGCTAGGAGATGTGGTTTCTGTGCATCAATGTGCTGATGTGAAGTATGGGAAGCGTGTTCACATTCTTCCTGTGGATGACACAATTGAAGGTGTCACTGGAAATCTTTTTGATGCTTACCTAAAAC CTTATTTCCTCGAGGCATATCGCCCTGTGAGGAAGGGTGACCTGTTTCTTGTAAGGGGAGGAATGCGAAGCGTGGAGTTCAAAGTTATTGAGACGGATCCTCCGGAGTATTGTGTAGTTGCTCCCGACACTGAGATCTTCTGTGAGGGAGAACCTATAAGAAGGGAGGATGAGGATCGATTGGATGATGTTGGCTATGATGATGTAGGTGGTGTCCGTAAACAGATGGCTCAGATTCGGGAGTTGGTAGAACTGCCACTAAGGCACCCACAGCTTTTCAAGTCCATTGGTGTCAAACCTCCAAAAGGAATACTGCTTTATGGACCCCCAGGATCTGGAAAGACTTTAATAGCCCGAGCAGTGGCCAATGAAACCGGTGCTTTCTTCTTCTGTATTAACGGACCAGAGATTATGTCTAAATTGGCAGGAGAAAGCGAAAGCAATCTCAGAAAGGCATTTgaagaagctgagaaaaatGCACCTtcaatcatattcattgatgaaaTCGACTCAATTGCTCCAAAAAGAGAGAAAACACATGGGGAGGTGGAGAGAAGAATTGTTTCTCAACTCTTGACATTGATGGATGGACTCAAGTCCCGTGCCCATGTTATTGTCATGGGTGCTACAAACCGTCCCAATAGCATTGACCCTGCCTTGAGAAGGTTTGGGAGATTTGATAGAGAAATAGACATTGGTGTTCCTGATGAAGTTGGTCGTCTGGAAGTACTTAGAATCCACACTAAGAATATGAAGCTTGCCGATGATGCAA ATTTGGAAAGAATTGGGAAGGATACACATGGCTATGTTGGTGCTGATTTAGCCGCTCTGTGCACCGAAGCTGCCCTCCAATGCATCAGGGAGAAGATGGATGTGATTGACTTGGAAGACGATTCCATTGATGCAGAGATACTGAACTCCATGGCTGTCACCAACGAACATTTCCAGACTGCCCTTGGAACTAGCAATCCTTCCGCACTACGTGAAACT GTTGTTGAAGTTCCCAATGTCTCCTGGGAAGATATTGGAGGCCTTGAAAATGTCAAGCGTGAGCTCCAAGAG ACTGTCCAGTATCCAGTGGAGCATCCTGAGAAGTTTGAAAAGTTCGGAATGTCCCCTTCAAAGGGTGTTCTTTTCTATGGCCCTCCCGGTTGTGGGAAGACTTTGTTGGCTAAGGCCATTGCCAATGAATGCCAAGCAAACTTTATAAGTGTCAAAGGTCCTGAATTGCTCACCATGTGGTTTGGAGAGAGTGAAGCCAATGTTCGAGAAATTTTTGACAAGGCTCGCCAATCCGCTCCTTGTGTTCTCTTTTTTGATGAGTTGGACTCAATTGCAACCCAG AGAGGAAGTAGTGTCGGAGACGCAGGCGGTGCTGCAGACCGAGTATTGAACCAACTTCTGACTGAAATGGATGGCATGAATGCCAAGAAAACGGTTTTCATTATCGGTGCAACCAATAGGCCTGATATAATCGACCCTGCACTCCTCCGCCCAGGTCGTCTTGATCAATTGATTTACATCCCTCTTCCAGACGCTGAATCTCGCTATCAAATCTTCAAATCAAACTTACGAAAATCCCCAGTATCAAAAGATGTCGACCTGAGAGCCCTAGCTCAGTACACTCAAGGCTTCAGCGGTGCTGACATTACTGAAATATGCCAACGTGCCTGCAAATACGCCATCAGAGAGAACATTGAGAAG GACATTGAAAGGGAGAGGAGACGAGGCGAGAATCCGGAGGCCATGGAAGAGGATGGTGAAGATGAGGTATCTGAGATCAAGGCAGCCCATTTCGAGGAATCGATGAAGTTTGCACGTAGGAGCGTCAGTGATGCAGATATTCGCAAGTATCAGGCATTTGCTCAGACGTTGCAGCAATCTAGAGGATTTGGAACAGAGTTCAGGTTTGCTGAGAACAGTGCTGCCGCTGCTGCCACAGACCCTTTCGCAGTTCCCAAAAGTGCTGCTGCCGATGAAGATGATCTGTATAGTTAG
- the LOC140817590 gene encoding uncharacterized protein translates to MEKYFGNAYRGDEGVPHSGPERFMNIWIGSAAFSALTWFNPYMWQLSNQFNWHDKAMLFEHYHWKKAAQKNQPYEFKWNQMSREVRDSYYVNWPVYFP, encoded by the exons ATGGAGAAGTACTTTGGGAACGCATATCGGGGCGACGAGGGTGTTCCGCACTCAGGCCCCGAACGATTCATGAACATCTGGATCGGGTCCGCCGCCTTCTCAGCCCTAACCTGGTTCAATCCTTACATGTGGCAACTCTCCAACCAGTTCAA TTGGCATGACAAAGCAATGTTATTTGAGCACTACCACTGGAAAAAAGCAGCGCAAAAGAATCAACCCTACGAATTTAAG TGGAATCAAATGAGCAGAGAAGTGCGAGACTCGTACTATGTCAACTGGCCAGTTTACTTCCCTTGA